The Thaumasiovibrio subtropicus genome window below encodes:
- a CDS encoding TetR/AcrR family transcriptional regulator, giving the protein MLKEQIAADLEVAFAQYGFAEPSVSQLKTACKVSLRTLYKHYPSKEEMIVGALNHRHQRYLAFLAHQCPQDGLEAILHIFDQLAVWMAEAAPNGCMSMNALAAFPDNPLVREAVASHKLAVRDFLAQRYPHRDDENTLFVLHEGISNSWPIIGQAAVDAAKNTLIRLQEENR; this is encoded by the coding sequence ATGCTGAAAGAGCAAATTGCTGCCGACCTAGAAGTCGCTTTTGCCCAATATGGGTTTGCAGAACCAAGTGTGTCGCAGCTTAAAACAGCGTGTAAGGTCAGTTTGCGTACCCTTTACAAGCATTACCCATCAAAGGAAGAGATGATCGTGGGTGCACTTAACCACCGTCATCAACGCTACTTAGCGTTCTTGGCCCATCAGTGCCCACAAGATGGGCTAGAGGCGATACTGCATATCTTTGACCAACTCGCGGTATGGATGGCGGAAGCGGCACCCAATGGCTGCATGTCAATGAATGCATTGGCCGCATTTCCTGATAATCCACTTGTGCGAGAAGCTGTGGCGAGCCACAAGTTAGCCGTTCGTGACTTTTTAGCTCAAAGGTATCCTCATCGTGACGACGAGAATACCTTGTTCGTCTTGCATGAAGGCATTTCGAATAGTTGGCCTATTATTGGGCAAGCCGCTGTAGACGCTGCCAAAAACACCCTTATTCGATTGCAAGAGGAAAACCGATAA
- a CDS encoding alcohol dehydrogenase family protein, with product MSALPSTMKGVQLIGHGGLDRLEFREDLPIPTLGENDVLIRVAAAGVNNTDLNTRIGWYSKGDNDAEDASWSGDALTFPRIQGADVCGHIVAVGSAVSDSRLGERVLIEPCLTLANDNPLTTPWYFGSECDGGFAEYTRVAAQHAFKIESSLSDIQLASFPCSYSTAENMLTRANVSQSDTVLITGASGGVGSAAIQLAKARGANIIAVTSPSKAALIQDIGADKVVFRDENVIEALGKNSVDVVIDLVAGPQWPELLEVMKPKGRYAVSGAIGGPLVELDVRTLYLKDLSFFGCTVLEPQVFAQLIQRIERGDIAPLVAETFPLKDICAAQTRFAEKQHVGKIVLTVTDS from the coding sequence ATGTCTGCTCTACCTTCCACAATGAAAGGCGTTCAACTGATTGGCCATGGTGGGCTGGACAGGCTCGAATTTCGCGAAGACCTGCCGATACCCACACTGGGCGAAAACGATGTGCTTATTCGTGTCGCAGCGGCAGGGGTTAATAACACCGATCTCAACACCCGCATTGGCTGGTATTCCAAAGGCGACAATGATGCTGAGGACGCAAGCTGGTCCGGTGATGCCCTTACTTTTCCACGCATTCAAGGTGCCGATGTCTGTGGCCATATTGTTGCCGTGGGCAGTGCCGTTTCCGATTCACGTCTTGGTGAGCGAGTGCTGATTGAGCCTTGCTTAACTCTCGCCAACGATAACCCTCTGACAACACCTTGGTATTTTGGATCGGAGTGTGATGGCGGCTTTGCTGAGTACACTCGCGTCGCTGCACAACATGCCTTCAAGATTGAATCCTCGTTAAGCGACATCCAGTTAGCCTCCTTTCCTTGCTCCTATTCAACGGCCGAAAACATGCTAACCCGTGCCAATGTTAGCCAAAGTGATACGGTATTGATCACTGGGGCATCGGGCGGAGTTGGCTCTGCGGCCATACAGCTCGCCAAAGCCAGAGGGGCGAACATTATTGCTGTCACCAGCCCAAGCAAAGCCGCACTGATCCAAGATATTGGTGCTGATAAGGTGGTTTTTCGTGATGAAAACGTGATCGAAGCACTCGGTAAAAACAGTGTGGATGTCGTGATTGATCTCGTTGCTGGCCCGCAATGGCCCGAGCTATTGGAAGTCATGAAGCCCAAAGGACGCTATGCCGTTTCAGGTGCTATCGGTGGGCCGCTTGTCGAGCTGGATGTCCGTACTCTCTATTTGAAAGATCTCAGCTTTTTTGGCTGTACCGTACTCGAACCGCAGGTCTTCGCGCAGCTCATTCAACGGATAGAACGTGGTGATATCGCCCCGCTTGTCGCCGAGACGTTTCCCCTCAAAGACATTTGCGCGGCGCAAACCCGCTTTGCTGAAAAACAACATGTAGGCAAGATCGTGTTAACCGTCACCGACAGTTAA
- a CDS encoding recombinase family protein, with protein sequence MSTVANYVGYVRRSPMNHALEAHIEEIRHQYPTVEIEFERGVRGNVIAAERPVLKPLLDRLSAGDCLIVWWIDCLGGHGEDLLNNLNVLLARGVEVRTIHHDIVLKADDPSTVAQLALLAGMASFERKRRLGFAEAGREALRQRPQEWQRRFRGRRPDTARHHRIAALLLSGCTLHATAEEAGASVSTVKRVKAKLVADGKMGEMRGRGEPNTILPVTEQEQ encoded by the coding sequence ATGAGTACTGTTGCGAACTATGTTGGCTATGTGCGTCGATCGCCGATGAACCATGCCCTTGAGGCGCATATAGAAGAAATACGCCATCAATACCCAACGGTTGAGATTGAGTTTGAGCGCGGTGTACGCGGAAATGTTATCGCAGCAGAGCGACCCGTACTGAAACCCTTGCTGGATCGTTTGTCCGCTGGGGACTGTTTGATTGTGTGGTGGATTGATTGTCTCGGGGGGCACGGAGAAGATTTGCTCAACAATCTCAATGTGTTACTTGCACGTGGGGTGGAAGTTCGTACCATTCATCACGATATTGTACTAAAGGCGGATGACCCCAGTACGGTGGCTCAACTCGCACTCTTAGCGGGTATGGCGAGTTTTGAGCGCAAGCGCCGTTTAGGCTTTGCTGAGGCTGGTCGAGAAGCGTTGCGTCAACGGCCACAAGAGTGGCAGCGGCGATTTCGAGGTCGGCGTCCAGATACCGCCCGCCATCATCGTATCGCAGCCCTACTGCTAAGTGGCTGCACATTACATGCGACGGCAGAAGAAGCGGGGGCAAGTGTCTCTACGGTGAAGCGTGTTAAAGCGAAACTCGTCGCGGACGGAAAAATGGGTGAAATGCGTGGTCGGGGTGAACCGAACACTATTCTGCCAGTGACAGAACAAGAACAATAA
- a CDS encoding DUF2860 family protein: protein MKLNKVNLLTLLTIATFSASIYANGDSRLSGEIALATGVFSTNSNLNTDTPATLRDHSNQGKRQDEFVAIPLGHLAYDLGELRHHRVYLGTSRDDIAVGDLAFEIGYQYDFINGTQLDVAFLPTAVKGEAWSNPYLLGQQRQVTDVDGHAFRLKLNDIMGSGLSLDMAYAKTEIDNEAITDSTLLRDSHTYYVKGAYLKPLNGHSGIISSLAYTHADAEGKAETYNQYKGELTYFSQFDRQSISLTGAYTYRDYDGASTTFNHRARSDDKIKLFVAYEYTDFAGWDNWSLISLAGANFTRSNIDFYESDEYLATVGLSFKF from the coding sequence ATGAAATTGAATAAAGTAAACTTACTGACGCTATTAACCATCGCGACTTTCTCTGCATCTATTTATGCAAATGGCGACTCAAGACTAAGCGGAGAAATTGCTCTTGCTACTGGCGTGTTTTCTACCAACTCTAATTTGAACACCGATACACCCGCAACGCTTCGAGATCACTCTAATCAAGGCAAACGCCAAGACGAATTTGTCGCCATTCCGCTGGGACATCTCGCTTACGACTTGGGTGAGCTTCGTCATCATCGTGTTTACCTTGGAACCTCTCGAGATGATATTGCTGTCGGCGATCTCGCGTTCGAAATTGGCTATCAATACGACTTTATTAACGGCACGCAACTTGACGTTGCATTTTTGCCAACAGCCGTAAAGGGAGAAGCATGGTCGAATCCCTATCTTTTAGGTCAACAACGTCAAGTAACGGATGTAGATGGACACGCGTTTCGCCTTAAACTCAACGATATAATGGGGTCAGGCTTATCCTTGGATATGGCTTACGCCAAAACCGAAATCGACAATGAAGCGATTACAGACAGCACCTTACTTCGAGATAGTCATACTTACTATGTTAAAGGCGCGTATCTAAAGCCACTTAATGGGCATTCCGGCATTATTTCGTCGTTAGCGTATACCCACGCTGATGCCGAAGGAAAGGCTGAAACCTATAATCAATACAAAGGTGAGTTAACCTATTTTTCTCAGTTTGATCGACAAAGTATTAGTCTCACAGGTGCTTACACATATCGTGACTATGATGGCGCAAGTACCACCTTCAACCATCGAGCTCGCTCTGATGACAAAATAAAACTCTTTGTCGCGTATGAGTATACTGACTTTGCAGGCTGGGATAACTGGAGCCTGATTTCATTGGCAGGGGCCAACTTTACACGCTCAAACATTGATTTCTATGAGAGCGACGAATATTTGGCTACCGTTGGATTGAGCTTCAAGTTCTAA
- a CDS encoding alpha/beta hydrolase — MYRKLLPVLGLLFALLSGFAVATEARQIHLKIDAPSLANSVVENDLQQEIYLYLPPSYHTSEQRYPVVYYLHGYGGSVNEAKTFADNFLDKKIANKQAVEMIVVGINGRNRFGGSFFYNSPITGHWEDFVTEDVLNYIDSHYRTYSDNTHRGIIGFSMGGYAALNIAFRHPDKFQYLFSLSPGLFDSNGLDKAFAQWKRSGWFNFLDGYAATFAPDLNAEGDPWQVWDGESQQVRERWEQGFGNVEGKVAEYLKQPQKLAAIHLEYGGYDRFKWIPEGTRYMAEVLTANEVDVTLHDHEGSHGLGPTQAEHIVTFFSDAFAE, encoded by the coding sequence ATGTACCGAAAGCTATTACCTGTATTGGGGCTACTTTTTGCGCTATTGAGTGGCTTTGCTGTCGCTACCGAGGCGCGTCAAATTCATTTAAAAATTGACGCGCCATCACTAGCAAATAGCGTGGTAGAGAATGACCTCCAGCAGGAGATCTATCTCTATCTGCCGCCGTCATACCATACCTCTGAGCAGCGGTATCCAGTCGTTTACTATCTACATGGTTATGGTGGCTCGGTGAATGAAGCGAAAACCTTTGCTGACAACTTTTTGGACAAGAAAATTGCCAATAAGCAGGCGGTAGAGATGATCGTTGTCGGGATCAATGGTCGGAATCGGTTTGGAGGTAGTTTTTTCTATAACTCACCCATTACCGGGCATTGGGAAGACTTTGTTACCGAAGACGTGCTCAACTATATCGATAGTCACTATCGGACATATTCAGATAACACGCACCGCGGCATTATTGGCTTCTCAATGGGGGGATATGCGGCACTCAACATCGCATTTCGTCATCCCGATAAGTTTCAATATCTCTTCTCCCTTAGCCCTGGGCTGTTTGACAGCAATGGCTTAGATAAAGCCTTTGCACAATGGAAACGCAGTGGTTGGTTTAATTTTCTCGATGGTTATGCGGCAACCTTTGCTCCCGATCTCAACGCCGAAGGCGACCCTTGGCAAGTGTGGGATGGTGAGTCACAGCAGGTCCGTGAACGCTGGGAACAAGGCTTTGGTAACGTTGAAGGCAAGGTTGCCGAATACTTAAAGCAACCTCAAAAACTGGCGGCGATTCATCTCGAATATGGTGGTTATGATCGGTTCAAGTGGATTCCGGAAGGTACACGGTACATGGCTGAAGTGCTAACAGCGAATGAGGTGGACGTGACGCTACACGATCATGAAGGCAGTCATGGATTAGGGCCAACGCAAGCCGAACATATTGTCACTTTTTTCAGTGACGCTTTCGCTGAGTAA
- a CDS encoding siderophore-interacting protein yields the protein MIVKKKPAMKPKRLIVERSERVTPYMQRITFSGEDIRQFPAESLGGYVKFMFNDGGGTHIEIRDDMPRPTLRTYTIKALDTDKARLVVDFVCHGDGGNVETSGVAGSWAMRVKPGESLFVGGPGVLQPINMDTDFKVFAADMTALPAVSVQLSKLAPETKGIAVIEVATKADVQPLVSPEGVQIVWVFADGEHALSEVVRDQVLPENPSLTVWCACEFNQMRAIRRFITDNYTLPRENTYFSSYWKEGVTEDGHKVFKREDAESLKAQS from the coding sequence ATGATCGTAAAGAAAAAGCCAGCAATGAAGCCAAAACGTTTGATTGTTGAACGCAGTGAACGTGTGACACCGTATATGCAGCGGATAACGTTTTCAGGTGAAGATATTCGTCAGTTTCCCGCTGAGAGTTTAGGCGGCTACGTGAAATTCATGTTTAACGATGGCGGTGGAACCCACATTGAGATCCGAGATGATATGCCTCGCCCGACGTTGCGGACTTATACCATCAAAGCGCTGGATACAGATAAAGCTCGGCTGGTGGTCGACTTCGTTTGCCATGGCGATGGTGGCAATGTAGAGACATCAGGCGTTGCTGGTAGTTGGGCAATGCGAGTGAAGCCCGGAGAAAGCTTATTTGTTGGTGGCCCAGGTGTCCTTCAACCGATTAATATGGACACGGATTTTAAAGTATTTGCTGCTGATATGACGGCGTTGCCAGCGGTGTCAGTACAGTTGAGTAAGTTAGCGCCTGAAACGAAAGGTATCGCGGTCATTGAGGTCGCGACGAAGGCGGATGTACAACCCTTAGTTTCCCCAGAAGGCGTGCAAATTGTTTGGGTTTTTGCTGATGGTGAGCACGCGTTGTCGGAAGTCGTTCGCGATCAGGTATTACCTGAAAACCCGTCACTTACCGTGTGGTGTGCTTGTGAGTTTAATCAGATGCGAGCCATTCGCCGCTTTATCACCGATAACTATACGTTACCGCGCGAAAACACCTATTTCAGTAGTTATTGGAAAGAAGGGGTCACGGAAGATGGCCACAAAGTGTTTAAACGTGAAGATGCAGAATCGTTGAAAGCGCAAAGTTAA
- a CDS encoding methyl-accepting chemotaxis protein, with protein sequence MNWFHRTSLKYKLSFPIAFVAMLFIVLVSQIFSVYNQQRDANILLSEKVQPVLNDLDGAYRDMYQIMNAGMGIALTSADDTATIQRHTENYKDEASKVGDRISSVHQLIDVGFLPSQSRSKVDTLLNNYNQWQLHYKTMVDAPTQALEYYRNYGLKAEDEFEAIRSQLKAVQGEIEAKQLETLHNVHDHAKRTNQILIFGMIAIVLFSAAIIYTTHRFITRPITKLTDAMKQVASRGGDLSQRMQVNSSDEIGELAEAFNTFISKIHFTLEKVVATTHQVKNEATELTSFTRQLVGTSNAQQAQYQQLSEAANELTSMADSVSHHAADAEAATQEISQQSQQVDASLNNTKQSVLQLASDIDSSSQLVQTLETSVGEIDSILDVIQGIAEQTNLLALNAAIEAARAGEQGRGFAVVSDEVRSLATKTQSSTTEIQNMIEKLKKLANQTVQAMQANTLSGGDTVEHTENTHTSLEGMNQALETINEMNSHMATASAQQQHVSSELLSGIQKIVNDSEATLSSVQHARQACDSLANQSQALDELVSQFKV encoded by the coding sequence ATGAACTGGTTCCATCGCACTTCACTCAAATACAAACTCTCTTTCCCCATCGCATTTGTGGCGATGCTTTTCATTGTGCTGGTCTCGCAAATTTTTAGTGTCTATAACCAACAACGAGACGCTAATATTTTGTTGAGTGAGAAAGTTCAGCCAGTCCTCAATGATCTTGATGGCGCGTATCGCGATATGTACCAGATCATGAATGCAGGGATGGGAATTGCGCTCACTTCCGCCGACGACACAGCCACCATTCAACGCCATACAGAGAACTACAAAGACGAAGCCTCAAAAGTAGGAGACCGCATCTCCTCAGTCCATCAGCTCATCGATGTTGGCTTCTTGCCATCACAAAGTCGAAGCAAGGTTGATACCTTACTGAACAACTACAATCAATGGCAGCTTCACTACAAAACCATGGTCGATGCGCCAACCCAAGCCCTCGAGTACTACCGAAATTATGGTTTAAAGGCTGAAGACGAGTTTGAAGCCATTCGATCCCAGTTGAAAGCAGTCCAAGGCGAGATTGAAGCTAAGCAACTTGAAACACTTCATAACGTCCACGACCATGCCAAACGCACCAATCAGATTTTAATCTTTGGCATGATTGCTATTGTGCTTTTCTCTGCTGCGATTATTTATACTACCCACCGCTTCATCACCCGGCCTATTACTAAGCTGACCGATGCGATGAAACAAGTCGCTAGCCGTGGCGGCGATCTCTCACAGCGGATGCAAGTCAACAGCAGCGATGAAATTGGCGAACTGGCCGAAGCATTTAATACCTTCATCAGTAAGATTCACTTCACCTTAGAAAAAGTGGTCGCGACAACCCACCAAGTGAAAAATGAAGCCACCGAACTGACCTCATTCACTCGCCAATTAGTGGGCACAAGTAACGCGCAACAAGCGCAATACCAACAGCTATCTGAAGCGGCGAATGAACTCACCAGCATGGCAGACAGTGTGAGTCACCATGCCGCAGATGCGGAAGCAGCTACTCAAGAAATCAGCCAACAATCTCAGCAAGTCGATGCTAGCTTGAACAATACGAAGCAATCCGTGTTGCAACTTGCCAGTGACATTGATAGCTCTTCACAACTGGTTCAAACGCTTGAAACCAGTGTCGGCGAAATCGATTCTATTCTTGATGTGATCCAAGGTATTGCTGAGCAAACCAACTTGCTCGCCCTGAATGCCGCCATTGAGGCTGCACGCGCCGGAGAGCAAGGACGTGGTTTTGCGGTTGTATCAGACGAGGTTCGCTCACTCGCGACGAAAACCCAGTCGAGCACCACCGAAATCCAGAACATGATCGAAAAACTAAAGAAACTCGCCAATCAAACCGTGCAAGCGATGCAGGCCAATACCCTATCTGGCGGGGATACCGTCGAGCACACAGAGAATACTCACACCTCTCTTGAAGGTATGAATCAAGCATTAGAAACCATCAATGAAATGAACAGCCATATGGCCACCGCCTCTGCACAACAACAGCATGTGAGCTCAGAGCTGCTCTCGGGCATTCAGAAGATTGTAAATGATAGCGAAGCGACCCTGAGCAGTGTGCAGCATGCACGTCAAGCGTGCGACAGTCTCGCTAACCAAAGCCAAGCGTTAGATGAACTCGTCTCGCAGTTTAAGGTTTAA
- a CDS encoding LysR family transcriptional regulator — MKTDFAAIPVFVAVIECGSFSAAATRLNMTKSAVSKRISVLEDSLGVRLFHRTTRKLSLTEAGEKFSDSARTALLIAEEGFATLSEYQGTPKGTVKINAPMSFSRLHITPYIPEFLTQYPELNVVLNMDDNIVSMTKGGFDLGIRIGALQDSSLIARKILDCPSVLCAAPRYLEQYGVPLTPAELTSHNCIYYSLFQAGTEWTFYRQGETHKVTPKGNFVVNNSEAIAEVLTQGLGIGQMPLFIVADAVHSGALTVLLTDYQLPEHAIYAIYPERKHLPEKVKVFIEFISKKLRAKWSPLPPQ; from the coding sequence ATGAAGACTGATTTCGCCGCTATTCCCGTCTTTGTCGCTGTGATTGAATGCGGCAGCTTCTCTGCTGCGGCGACGCGCCTTAACATGACAAAATCGGCCGTTAGCAAACGTATCTCGGTGCTAGAGGATAGCTTGGGTGTAAGGCTGTTCCACCGCACCACACGCAAGCTTTCTCTCACCGAGGCTGGGGAAAAGTTCTCGGACTCAGCTCGAACAGCTCTGCTCATCGCCGAAGAGGGCTTTGCGACACTCAGTGAGTATCAAGGCACACCTAAAGGCACAGTGAAAATAAACGCGCCCATGTCTTTTTCTCGCCTTCACATCACGCCCTATATTCCTGAATTTCTGACCCAATACCCTGAACTGAATGTCGTCCTTAATATGGATGACAACATTGTAAGCATGACGAAAGGTGGGTTTGACCTTGGTATTCGCATTGGCGCTTTGCAAGACTCTTCACTCATTGCAAGAAAGATTCTCGATTGCCCATCTGTACTCTGTGCCGCGCCGAGATACCTAGAACAGTATGGAGTACCGTTGACGCCGGCTGAGTTAACCTCTCATAACTGTATTTACTACAGCCTGTTTCAAGCTGGCACAGAGTGGACTTTCTATCGCCAAGGGGAAACACACAAAGTCACCCCAAAAGGCAATTTTGTCGTGAACAATAGTGAGGCAATCGCAGAGGTGCTCACACAAGGCTTAGGCATCGGCCAAATGCCGTTATTTATTGTTGCAGACGCTGTTCATTCTGGCGCATTAACCGTATTGCTGACCGACTACCAATTGCCTGAACATGCAATCTATGCCATTTATCCGGAACGAAAACACCTCCCCGAGAAGGTGAAGGTATTTATTGAGTTCATCAGCAAGAAACTGAGGGCGAAATGGTCACCACTTCCCCCTCAATAG
- a CDS encoding efflux RND transporter periplasmic adaptor subunit: MRPALTEIAAPIEIQAMALHGVVQAKSRAELSFPSSGRLVEVLVDEGDTVKQGEVLARIDPDEAKNRLASATVELRTVRAEYQRAKSIYDTSQAISKSQLEEVETRFRLANYRLDEARRLVEDTELLAPFDGMISERNRDNHVLVQANETVLSLHDLSVMEVVVDVPEHLMVSGDRPEKVVAEVPALGNAQFELAVKNYSTRPDPVTQTYSVTFGFVDLGTSTLFPGMAVKVFSQSSNRFSDSVAVPLSAVLPNNQGEQYVWVVTEHNVLEQRLVKTGALRGDRIEVLDRLSPGEHVVVSGTNGLIHNMSVRPVLAESNQ, translated from the coding sequence TTGCGACCGGCTTTGACAGAAATTGCAGCGCCTATCGAAATACAAGCAATGGCATTACATGGGGTAGTTCAGGCTAAATCTCGCGCTGAGTTGTCGTTCCCTAGCAGTGGTCGCCTTGTTGAGGTGTTAGTGGATGAAGGCGATACAGTTAAACAAGGGGAAGTACTGGCACGGATTGATCCAGATGAAGCCAAGAATAGATTGGCGTCAGCAACCGTAGAGTTGAGGACTGTTCGTGCAGAGTATCAAAGAGCAAAATCGATTTATGACACCAGTCAGGCGATTTCAAAAAGCCAACTGGAAGAGGTTGAGACGCGATTTCGGTTAGCAAACTATCGGTTGGATGAAGCAAGACGTTTGGTTGAAGATACTGAACTCTTGGCGCCATTTGACGGCATGATCAGTGAAAGAAATCGCGATAACCATGTGCTTGTACAGGCGAATGAAACTGTATTGTCACTGCATGATCTCTCGGTAATGGAAGTCGTTGTTGATGTGCCAGAGCACCTTATGGTTTCGGGTGATAGGCCTGAAAAAGTTGTGGCAGAAGTGCCTGCCTTGGGCAATGCCCAGTTCGAATTAGCCGTAAAAAACTATTCAACCCGCCCAGATCCTGTCACTCAAACCTATTCGGTCACTTTTGGGTTTGTAGATTTAGGGACGAGCACCCTGTTTCCAGGTATGGCGGTCAAAGTCTTTTCGCAATCAAGTAATCGCTTTAGTGATAGTGTTGCAGTGCCACTGTCTGCCGTGCTACCCAATAATCAAGGCGAACAATATGTTTGGGTTGTCACGGAACACAATGTATTAGAGCAGCGACTTGTAAAAACAGGCGCGTTACGGGGCGATAGAATTGAAGTTCTCGACCGTCTCTCACCTGGAGAGCATGTTGTTGTATCAGGGACCAATGGCCTTATTCACAATATGTCCGTCAGACCTGTTCTAGCGGAGTCGAATCAATGA
- a CDS encoding DMT family transporter — protein MALFVLLALLNGCCIASSRILNGQLSLYTGVFKASLVNHFVGFGLLSLVVFTGVSIPDLGAVSFALYIGGAIGALYVALNSFVMVRLGATQTVTLVISGQMLTSLLLDGTDDHILLQLLGVGLIVLGAWIRANESS, from the coding sequence ATGGCGTTGTTTGTTTTACTCGCGTTGCTCAACGGCTGCTGTATTGCATCAAGTCGTATTTTAAATGGACAGCTAAGTCTCTATACCGGCGTTTTTAAAGCGTCGTTGGTGAATCATTTTGTCGGATTTGGTCTACTTTCCCTTGTTGTGTTTACTGGCGTTTCAATACCGGATCTTGGTGCGGTTTCTTTTGCGCTTTATATTGGTGGCGCCATCGGTGCACTGTATGTTGCGCTAAACAGTTTTGTCATGGTGCGGCTAGGGGCGACTCAGACGGTAACTTTAGTCATCAGTGGGCAGATGCTCACCAGTCTTCTCTTGGATGGAACTGATGATCACATCTTGCTGCAATTGCTGGGGGTGGGGTTGATTGTGCTGGGCGCTTGGATAAGAGCGAATGAATCGTCATGA
- a CDS encoding DMT family transporter produces MLRTKGFEMLALLGGGLLALMIFINSQLAAQTSALHASWLAHGIGGITAWGLLAGIRLVKRSDTVLPARAERRVPLLCYLGGIPGAMTVMLAAITVNSALGLSGTLVLGLAAQMVFTLVSEQRGWFGIAKQQISFSQVTALFLVILGAAILIYAR; encoded by the coding sequence ATGTTGAGAACGAAAGGGTTTGAGATGCTAGCGTTGTTAGGTGGTGGCCTGCTTGCGCTGATGATTTTTATTAATAGTCAATTAGCCGCGCAAACGAGCGCACTCCATGCGTCGTGGTTGGCACATGGTATAGGCGGCATCACGGCTTGGGGATTATTGGCCGGCATCAGGTTAGTGAAGCGATCTGACACTGTGCTTCCAGCGAGGGCAGAACGTCGCGTTCCATTGCTTTGTTATTTAGGAGGAATACCCGGCGCCATGACGGTCATGTTGGCGGCGATAACGGTGAACAGTGCACTTGGCTTGTCTGGTACCTTGGTATTGGGGTTGGCCGCCCAGATGGTGTTTACCTTAGTCAGTGAGCAAAGAGGCTGGTTTGGGATAGCGAAACAGCAGATCTCGTTCTCTCAAGTGACCGCGCTGTTTCTGGTCATCTTGGGTGCGGCAATATTGATTTACGCGAGGTGA
- a CDS encoding LysR family transcriptional regulator: MISSKLEELDLNLLKLLRVVVETRNTSLAAEKLGISQTSVSRGLAKLREVFGDQLFIRKAHGVEPSELAERLAEASEQMLNPIMNVVDSYQRFNALEFEGQVTIALELSLLDIFGHGIHQALHKVLPKARLELVYWQEETLHQLLDRQIDYAVQFSLLPMPQEIYMHHLSDIKICLLARKEHPVLSHSSDWEAIHQLPLVLHKVNALNSKRQLIEEFYLDNGYKPNVCLVSHSTSALVHHLVNSDAIQFGSSYQRCQSEHLGCYSLPKIPSQYTSFSISGCYLQSKRGYPLNQLLHQSIQTFFDSVEQPEMR; the protein is encoded by the coding sequence GTGATCAGTTCAAAACTTGAGGAGCTTGACCTCAATTTATTGAAGCTACTAAGAGTCGTCGTTGAGACGCGAAACACTTCGCTTGCCGCTGAAAAGCTGGGGATTTCACAAACCAGTGTGAGTCGGGGACTTGCAAAGTTGCGTGAAGTTTTTGGTGATCAACTTTTTATAAGAAAAGCACACGGTGTTGAGCCATCAGAGTTAGCGGAAAGGTTAGCGGAAGCCTCTGAACAGATGCTTAATCCTATCATGAACGTTGTTGATTCTTATCAGCGCTTTAATGCCCTAGAGTTTGAAGGCCAAGTGACCATTGCATTAGAGCTCAGCCTTTTGGATATCTTTGGCCATGGTATTCATCAAGCGTTACACAAGGTGTTGCCGAAAGCGCGTTTAGAACTCGTCTATTGGCAAGAAGAGACCTTGCATCAGCTGCTAGACCGTCAAATCGATTACGCTGTGCAGTTCTCATTGCTGCCTATGCCGCAAGAGATTTACATGCATCATCTCTCTGATATAAAAATCTGTCTGCTAGCGCGTAAGGAACATCCAGTGCTCTCTCATTCTAGTGATTGGGAAGCAATTCATCAGCTACCTTTGGTGCTGCATAAAGTGAACGCGCTGAATTCAAAACGGCAACTTATCGAAGAGTTTTATTTAGATAATGGCTACAAGCCGAATGTGTGTTTGGTGAGCCATAGTACTTCAGCATTAGTGCATCATCTTGTTAATTCTGATGCCATCCAGTTTGGTAGTAGCTATCAAAGATGTCAAAGTGAGCATTTGGGTTGTTATTCTTTGCCCAAAATTCCCTCTCAGTATACCAGCTTTAGTATCTCAGGTTGCTACTTGCAATCGAAGCGTGGATATCCTCTGAATCAGCTTCTGCATCAATCTATCCAAACGTTTTTTGATTCAGTTGAACAACCTGAGATGCGTTAA